One window from the genome of Geitlerinema sp. PCC 9228 encodes:
- a CDS encoding GUN4 domain-containing protein — MDFLEHFPLSNLQSSLPKTSVKSTPYPAVRTTSLPYPTTTKTISHIKQRSLAAISSLSQMFPAAKSNPVQIELRSTMAKFLATSQWQAVDTETARAMLKIGHWEQEEWLYPENIQKFLCKDLQTIDRFRFGETITQLMQGKLPKRQPISQKLDRTHAANIRVWETFGEAVGWRENGE; from the coding sequence GTGGATTTTCTGGAGCATTTCCCGCTATCTAACCTACAATCTTCACTACCAAAAACATCTGTAAAATCAACGCCATATCCAGCGGTAAGAACCACTTCTCTACCTTATCCTACAACAACCAAAACGATTTCCCATATAAAACAGCGATCGCTAGCTGCCATATCTTCTTTATCCCAAATGTTTCCGGCGGCAAAATCCAATCCCGTACAAATTGAATTGCGTTCTACAATGGCAAAATTTCTCGCTACTAGTCAATGGCAAGCAGTTGACACAGAAACAGCACGTGCTATGCTAAAGATAGGGCATTGGGAACAGGAAGAATGGTTGTATCCAGAAAATATTCAAAAATTTCTCTGTAAAGATTTGCAAACCATTGACCGTTTTAGGTTCGGCGAAACCATTACGCAATTAATGCAAGGAAAACTGCCCAAGCGACAGCCAATTTCTCAAAAATTAGATAGAACCCATGCTGCTAATATCAGAGTTTGGGAAACATTTGGCGAAGCTGTTGGCTGGCGAGAAAACGGCGAGTAG
- the hpsE gene encoding hormogonium polysaccharide biosynthesis glycosyltransferase HpsE produces MLDLTVAIPTFNGAQRLPLVLKHLQAQQNTEGIAWEILIVDNHSNDNTFDLVRELQKNWNYPFPLRYCFEAKQGLAFARYKAVEEANSEFVGFLDDDNLADPNWVAAACQFGQSHPQVGAYGSKIVGNFEVEPPKNFARIASFLAINDRGKTMKPYDKKGKMLPPGAGLVVRKRAWLENVPLQTRLVGRTTGQMLASEDVEALRHIQTGGWEIWYNPAMLVHHIIPRKRLEKAYLMNLCYGVGLASYPTRTIALSSWQKPIFLLAYFINDIRRILLHLLKYRKAVQTDPVAASEMQFLIGRLASPFYFLKNRDRTHQTSNNKRYLPS; encoded by the coding sequence TTAACCGTAGCCATTCCTACATTCAACGGTGCTCAGCGATTGCCCCTGGTTTTGAAACACCTTCAAGCTCAACAAAATACTGAAGGAATCGCCTGGGAAATTTTGATTGTTGACAATCATAGTAATGACAATACTTTTGACCTTGTTCGAGAATTACAAAAAAATTGGAATTATCCTTTTCCTTTAAGATATTGTTTTGAAGCCAAACAGGGACTTGCCTTTGCCAGATACAAAGCGGTCGAGGAAGCAAACAGCGAGTTCGTTGGTTTTCTCGACGATGATAATTTAGCCGATCCAAATTGGGTTGCGGCTGCTTGTCAGTTTGGTCAATCTCACCCTCAGGTAGGTGCCTATGGTAGCAAAATTGTTGGAAATTTTGAGGTCGAGCCGCCAAAAAACTTTGCAAGAATTGCTAGCTTTCTGGCTATAAACGACCGAGGAAAGACAATGAAACCCTACGATAAAAAAGGGAAAATGTTGCCTCCAGGCGCTGGTTTGGTGGTTCGCAAGCGCGCATGGTTGGAAAACGTTCCCCTACAAACAAGACTTGTGGGAAGAACTACCGGTCAAATGTTGGCAAGCGAAGATGTAGAAGCGTTGCGACATATTCAAACCGGAGGATGGGAAATTTGGTACAATCCTGCCATGTTGGTACACCATATTATTCCGCGAAAACGTTTGGAAAAAGCCTATCTCATGAATTTATGCTACGGTGTGGGATTGGCTAGCTATCCCACACGTACAATTGCGCTATCTTCTTGGCAAAAACCAATATTTCTGCTAGCTTATTTTATAAACGATATCAGGAGAATTTTGCTGCATTTGCTAAAATATAGAAAGGCAGTGCAAACCGATCCAGTGGCAGCTAGCGAAATGCAGTTTCTCATTGGTAGATTAGCCAGTCCTTTTTATTTTCTGAAAAATCGCGATCGCACCCACCAAACATCTAACAACAAAAGATATTTGCCGTCCTAA
- the hpsE gene encoding hormogonium polysaccharide biosynthesis glycosyltransferase HpsE, which yields MDFTVAICTYNGEKRLPEVLDALLEQQETEGIKWEVLVVDNNSKDSTAAVVFNYARQWRSDSQLRYVFEKQQGTALARVKAFQEAQSRELVGFLDDDNIPGKTWIAQAYRFGSQNPQVGAYGGNIHAKLDSPPPSYFNQVKIYLTIYNRGKEAFCYHRNAKSRKIPAGPGCVFRKQAWYEVVPNADKLLVAGRDPKTLASGEDAALLYAIQNTQWELWHNPHMEIWHHIAPHRLEQTYLRKLARGYGLSQHRVRMARYDGWQRLLVRLLLPLLLLRESLQTFRFYLQHRKSFQKDFSKLCELEAKIGRLYGPFLT from the coding sequence ATGGATTTTACCGTCGCTATTTGCACGTATAACGGTGAAAAACGTCTCCCAGAAGTGCTCGATGCTTTGCTGGAACAGCAAGAAACGGAAGGCATCAAGTGGGAAGTTCTAGTTGTAGATAACAACAGCAAAGATAGTACAGCAGCGGTGGTTTTTAACTACGCTCGCCAGTGGCGTTCTGATTCCCAACTTAGATATGTTTTTGAAAAACAGCAGGGAACGGCATTGGCACGCGTAAAAGCATTTCAAGAAGCTCAAAGTCGGGAATTGGTGGGGTTTCTGGACGATGATAATATTCCTGGAAAAACTTGGATAGCACAAGCGTATCGTTTTGGTAGCCAAAATCCCCAAGTTGGCGCTTACGGTGGCAATATTCACGCCAAGTTGGATTCCCCACCACCCTCCTATTTCAATCAAGTAAAAATTTATCTCACGATCTACAATCGGGGAAAAGAAGCTTTCTGCTACCATCGCAATGCCAAATCCCGTAAAATTCCCGCCGGACCAGGTTGTGTATTCCGCAAACAAGCTTGGTACGAAGTCGTTCCCAATGCAGATAAATTACTGGTGGCTGGCAGAGATCCCAAAACCCTGGCTTCCGGTGAGGATGCTGCACTGTTATATGCCATACAAAATACGCAATGGGAACTATGGCACAATCCCCATATGGAAATTTGGCATCATATCGCACCCCATCGCCTGGAACAAACTTACTTGCGAAAACTAGCTCGGGGATACGGTCTTTCGCAACACCGGGTACGGATGGCGCGGTATGATGGTTGGCAAAGACTGCTGGTTCGTTTATTGCTTCCCCTCTTATTGCTGCGGGAAAGTCTACAAACGTTTCGATTTTACCTGCAACATAGAAAAAGTTTCCAGAAAGATTTTAGCAAACTTTGTGAATTGGAAGCCAAAATTGGTCGGCTGTACGGTCCTTTTCTAACCTAG
- a CDS encoding protein kinase has translation MSQCLNPDCLHINPDSTQFCQYYARKLRRCLRYRAIRILGKGGFGRTFLAVDEDKLSQPPCVIKQFYPQDQGTDRIEKATPPFSWQAEQLDKLGRHPQIPELLAYFTEDSQQYLVQEYIEGRDLGKVSETEGKFSAQEIRNVLAQILPILDYLHQYQVLHRDIKPENIIRCTDSKLILVDFSAAKYLSNTPNLSLEPPLVRRDMLP, from the coding sequence ATGAGCCAGTGTTTGAACCCCGACTGCTTGCACATCAACCCCGATAGCACCCAATTTTGTCAGTACTACGCTCGGAAATTACGCCGGTGCTTGCGATACCGAGCCATACGTATTTTAGGAAAAGGGGGCTTTGGCAGAACCTTTCTAGCTGTTGATGAAGACAAACTTTCCCAACCTCCCTGCGTTATCAAACAATTTTATCCCCAAGACCAAGGAACTGATAGGATTGAAAAAGCAACTCCGCCCTTTAGTTGGCAAGCGGAGCAGTTAGATAAATTAGGCAGGCACCCACAAATTCCCGAATTGCTAGCATATTTCACAGAAGACAGCCAGCAATATTTGGTACAAGAATATATTGAAGGTCGGGATTTGGGAAAAGTTTCAGAAACGGAAGGCAAATTTTCTGCCCAAGAAATTCGTAACGTATTGGCGCAAATTTTACCCATTTTAGACTACCTGCACCAGTATCAAGTTCTCCATCGAGATATCAAACCGGAAAATATCATTCGCTGTACAGATAGCAAACTTATTTTAGTAGATTTTAGTGCTGCCAAGTATTTATCAAATACTCCGAATCTGTCACTGGAACCACCATTGGTTCGGCGGGATATGCTTCCCTAG
- a CDS encoding GUN4 domain-containing protein has product MLAKTRTSPGGEQDFSPISKETLPSAVGYNYTKLKNLLANGKWKEADAETAHAILKVSGREKEGNLRLEDAAEIPLEDLQTIDQLWLRYSNEHFGFSVRKEIYQNLKNTVFTGEENWEKLGNAVGSLVQKNAP; this is encoded by the coding sequence TTGCTTGCTAAAACCCGTACCTCCCCAGGAGGGGAACAAGATTTTTCCCCTATTTCTAAGGAAACACTTCCTTCTGCAGTTGGTTACAACTATACAAAATTAAAAAATTTACTGGCAAACGGGAAATGGAAAGAAGCCGACGCAGAAACAGCTCATGCCATTTTAAAAGTTTCTGGTCGGGAAAAAGAAGGGAATTTGCGTTTGGAAGATGCGGCTGAAATCCCTTTAGAAGATTTGCAAACCATAGACCAGTTATGGCTCCGCTATAGCAACGAACATTTTGGTTTTAGCGTACGAAAAGAAATTTACCAAAATTTGAAAAATACTGTATTTACCGGTGAGGAAAATTGGGAAAAATTGGGTAATGCTGTCGGTTCGCTGGTGCAGAAAAACGCACCGTAA